A region of Pyxidicoccus parkwaysis DNA encodes the following proteins:
- a CDS encoding pirin family protein, giving the protein MMTIRPAEARGHANHGWLDSHHTFSFGGYYDPNNMGFRALRVINEDRVTAGEGFDTHPHRDMEIITYPLSGAIAHRDSTGGTGLLRAGEVQRMTAGTGVQHSEMNGSDEELHFLQIWIIPERRGLKPGYEQKLFPESERQGRWRVVASQDAREGSLTVHQDVSLHSTLLSAGERAEYTLAPGRHAWLQMARGKATLNGVELKAGDGVAVSDESKLVLTATEPTEALLFDLA; this is encoded by the coding sequence ATGATGACCATTCGACCTGCTGAAGCCCGCGGCCATGCGAACCACGGCTGGCTGGACTCGCACCACACCTTCTCGTTCGGCGGCTACTACGACCCGAACAACATGGGCTTCCGCGCCCTGCGCGTCATCAACGAGGACCGCGTCACGGCCGGCGAGGGTTTCGACACCCACCCGCACCGCGACATGGAAATCATCACCTACCCCCTCAGCGGGGCCATCGCCCACCGCGACAGCACGGGCGGCACGGGCCTGCTGCGCGCGGGCGAGGTGCAGCGGATGACGGCCGGCACGGGCGTGCAGCACAGCGAGATGAACGGCTCGGACGAGGAGCTGCACTTCCTGCAGATCTGGATCATCCCCGAGCGGCGCGGCCTCAAGCCGGGCTACGAGCAGAAGCTCTTCCCCGAGTCCGAGCGCCAGGGGCGCTGGAGGGTGGTGGCCAGCCAGGACGCGCGCGAGGGCAGCCTCACCGTGCACCAGGACGTGTCGCTGCACAGCACGCTGCTGAGCGCCGGTGAGAGGGCCGAGTACACGCTCGCCCCGGGCCGCCACGCCTGGCTGCAGATGGCGCGCGGCAAGGCCACGCTCAACGGCGTGGAGCTGAAGGCCGGTGACGGCGTGGCCGTGTCCGACGAGTCCAAACTCGTCCTCACCGCCACCGAGCCCACCGAGGCGCTGCTGTTCGACCTCGCCTGA
- the folP gene encoding dihydropteroate synthase, producing MIRARPIAADRPEDLLLAFLRMGLSPAARDELLAKLPHVQLLLTGLTEDVVRFLESRSEATAKYPTWLPGDARARPGTGLLTGRREQMERLVAAARARTAALPELATALERALDAGRPPAALELGGRTFAWGSRTYVMGIVNVTPDSFSDGGRFFDAEAAIAHGVALAEAGADLLDVGGESTRPGAQAVGEEEEVARVLPVIQGLRARTSVPLSVDTTKAAVAREALKAGAHLVNDVTGFTADPQLPRVVAEAGAACCLMHIQGTPATMQQAPRYDDLVDDVLAFLEGAEARAVAAGIARERILLDPGIGFGKTFDHNLFLLRRLGELRVLGRPLLLGTSRKGFLGKLTGGKPAAERLAATLGSVAAMAVLGGADVVRVHDVAEARDALAVADAIRQGMEGGLLYGR from the coding sequence ATGATTCGTGCCCGCCCGATTGCCGCCGACCGCCCCGAGGACCTGCTGCTGGCCTTCTTGCGGATGGGGCTGTCCCCGGCGGCCCGCGACGAGTTGCTGGCGAAGCTGCCCCACGTGCAGTTGCTGCTCACCGGGCTGACGGAGGACGTGGTCCGCTTCCTCGAGTCACGCTCCGAGGCCACCGCGAAGTACCCCACCTGGCTGCCGGGGGACGCCCGGGCGCGGCCGGGCACGGGGCTGCTCACCGGGCGCCGCGAGCAGATGGAGCGGCTGGTGGCCGCGGCGCGCGCGAGGACGGCGGCCCTGCCGGAGCTGGCCACCGCGCTGGAGCGCGCCCTGGACGCGGGCCGTCCCCCGGCGGCGCTGGAATTGGGCGGGCGCACCTTCGCGTGGGGCTCGCGCACCTACGTCATGGGCATCGTCAACGTGACGCCGGACAGCTTCTCCGACGGCGGCCGCTTCTTCGACGCGGAGGCCGCCATCGCCCACGGCGTGGCGCTGGCGGAGGCCGGCGCGGACCTGCTGGATGTGGGTGGGGAGTCCACCCGGCCGGGCGCGCAGGCGGTGGGCGAGGAGGAGGAGGTGGCGCGGGTGCTGCCCGTCATCCAGGGCCTGCGCGCGCGCACGTCCGTGCCCCTCTCCGTGGACACCACCAAGGCCGCCGTGGCGCGCGAGGCGCTGAAGGCGGGCGCGCACCTCGTCAACGACGTCACCGGCTTCACCGCGGACCCGCAGTTGCCCCGCGTGGTGGCCGAGGCGGGCGCGGCCTGTTGCCTCATGCACATCCAGGGCACGCCGGCCACCATGCAGCAGGCGCCGCGCTACGACGACCTGGTGGACGACGTGCTGGCCTTCCTGGAGGGCGCCGAGGCGCGGGCGGTGGCGGCGGGGATTGCTCGCGAGCGCATCCTGCTGGACCCGGGCATCGGCTTCGGCAAGACGTTCGACCACAACCTCTTCCTGCTGCGCCGCCTGGGCGAGCTGCGCGTGCTCGGACGGCCGTTGCTGTTGGGCACCAGCCGGAAGGGCTTCCTCGGGAAGCTCACGGGGGGCAAGCCGGCCGCCGAGCGGCTGGCCGCGACGCTGGGCTCGGTGGCGGCCATGGCCGTGCTGGGCGGGGCCGACGTGGTGCGGGTGCACGACGTGGCGGAGGCCCGGGACGCCCTGGCCGTGGCGGATGCCATCCGGCAAGGAATGGAGGGTGGCCTGCTCTATGGCCGGTAA
- the glmM gene encoding phosphoglucosamine mutase produces the protein MAYRMNMPPKEERASQKLFGTDGVRGKANVYPMTAEVAMQLGRALAFLIRNGPHRHRVIIGKDTRLSGYMLEQALAAGIISMGVDVELVGPLPTPGISNLTTSMRADAGAVISASHNPYEDNGIKFFWRDGFKLPDETEGKIEELVSSGSIDSIRPTATKIGRAFRMEDARGRYIVYLKATFPRELTLEGMTIVVDCANGAAYRTAPAVLEELGAKVITLGVNPDGKNINHKCGALFPENLARTVVKHGAHLGIALDGDADRLIVVDEKGKVVDGDAIMAICTGELVARKQLKKKTLVSTVMSNIGLERAVSRWGVKVARTRVGDRYVVDEMRRNGYNLGGEQSGHLIFLDHTTTGDGTLAALQLLAVMCRQGKPLSELASIFEPVPQTLVNVVVKQKKELGELPEVMKVIKSVEQRLGNDGRVLVRFSGTEPKVRVLIEGEDAARNEAYAKEIAQALSKSLNG, from the coding sequence ATGGCGTACAGGATGAACATGCCTCCCAAGGAGGAGCGGGCGTCGCAGAAGCTGTTCGGTACGGACGGCGTGCGCGGCAAGGCGAACGTCTACCCGATGACGGCCGAGGTGGCGATGCAGCTCGGGCGTGCGCTCGCGTTCCTCATCCGCAACGGCCCGCACCGGCACCGCGTCATCATCGGCAAGGACACGCGGCTGTCGGGCTACATGCTCGAGCAGGCGCTGGCCGCCGGCATCATCTCCATGGGCGTGGACGTGGAGCTCGTGGGCCCGCTGCCGACGCCGGGCATCTCCAACCTCACCACCTCCATGCGGGCGGACGCGGGCGCGGTCATCTCCGCGTCGCACAACCCCTACGAGGACAACGGCATCAAGTTCTTCTGGCGCGACGGCTTCAAGCTGCCGGACGAGACGGAGGGCAAGATTGAGGAGCTGGTGTCCAGCGGCTCCATCGACTCCATCCGTCCCACGGCCACGAAGATTGGCCGGGCGTTCCGCATGGAGGACGCGCGCGGCCGTTACATCGTCTACCTGAAGGCCACCTTCCCGCGCGAGCTGACGCTGGAGGGGATGACCATCGTCGTCGACTGCGCCAACGGCGCGGCCTACAGGACGGCGCCCGCGGTGCTGGAGGAGCTGGGCGCCAAGGTCATCACCCTGGGAGTGAACCCGGACGGAAAGAACATCAACCACAAGTGCGGCGCGCTCTTCCCGGAGAACCTGGCGCGCACGGTGGTGAAGCACGGCGCCCACCTGGGCATCGCCCTGGACGGCGACGCGGACCGCCTCATCGTCGTGGACGAGAAGGGCAAGGTGGTGGACGGCGACGCCATCATGGCCATCTGCACGGGCGAGCTCGTCGCGCGCAAGCAGCTCAAGAAGAAGACGCTCGTGTCCACGGTGATGAGCAACATCGGCCTGGAGCGCGCGGTGTCTCGCTGGGGCGTGAAGGTGGCTCGCACCCGCGTGGGCGACCGCTACGTCGTCGATGAGATGCGCCGCAACGGCTACAACCTGGGCGGCGAGCAGAGCGGTCACCTCATCTTCCTGGACCACACCACCACCGGCGACGGCACGCTGGCCGCGCTGCAGCTGTTGGCCGTCATGTGCCGCCAGGGCAAGCCGCTGAGCGAGCTGGCCTCCATCTTCGAGCCGGTGCCGCAGACGCTGGTCAACGTGGTGGTGAAGCAGAAGAAGGAGCTGGGCGAGCTGCCGGAGGTGATGAAGGTCATCAAGAGCGTGGAGCAGCGACTGGGCAACGACGGGCGCGTGCTGGTGCGCTTCTCCGGTACGGAGCCCAAGGTGCGCGTGCTCATCGAGGGCGAGGACGCCGCGCGCAACGAGGCGTACGCCAAGGAGATTGCCCAGGCGCTCTCCAAGTCGCTCAACGGCTGA
- a CDS encoding pyridoxine 5'-phosphate synthase: MGQRLGVNVDHVATLRQARRTTYPDPVTAAAMAELAGAQQITIHLREDRRHIQDRDLRILRETVQTLLNLEMAATAEMVKIAYEHKPDVVTLVPERREELTTEGGLEVAGQREHIAKIIKNLKDGEIAVSLFIDPDLDQVRASHKVNADRIELHTGRYCEARNEKERARELARIVDAAKAAAKLGMGVAAGHGLNYDNVHAIARITEIDELNIGHAIVARAVLVGFDRAVREMLDLMRNPG, encoded by the coding sequence ATGGGACAGCGACTGGGTGTCAACGTGGACCATGTGGCGACGCTGCGTCAGGCGCGGCGCACCACGTACCCGGATCCGGTGACGGCGGCGGCCATGGCGGAGCTCGCCGGCGCGCAGCAGATCACCATCCACCTGCGTGAGGACCGGCGGCACATCCAGGACCGGGATTTGCGCATCCTCCGCGAGACGGTGCAGACGCTGCTCAACCTCGAGATGGCGGCCACCGCGGAGATGGTGAAGATTGCCTACGAGCACAAGCCGGACGTGGTGACGCTGGTGCCCGAGCGGCGCGAGGAGCTCACCACCGAGGGCGGTCTCGAGGTGGCCGGCCAGCGCGAGCACATCGCCAAAATCATCAAGAACCTCAAGGACGGCGAGATTGCCGTCTCGCTGTTCATCGACCCGGACCTGGACCAGGTGCGCGCGTCGCACAAGGTGAACGCGGACCGCATCGAGCTGCACACCGGCCGCTACTGCGAGGCGCGCAACGAGAAGGAGCGCGCGAGGGAATTGGCGCGCATCGTGGACGCGGCCAAGGCGGCGGCGAAGCTGGGCATGGGCGTGGCCGCGGGCCACGGGCTCAACTACGACAACGTGCACGCCATCGCCCGCATCACCGAGATTGACGAGCTGAACATCGGCCACGCGATTGTCGCGCGCGCGGTGCTGGTGGGCTTCGACCGCGCGGTGCGCGAGATGTTGGACCTGATGCGCAACCCGGGGTAG
- a CDS encoding holo-ACP synthase has product MGIVGLGLDICSISRIQRIMEGPRAEAFLNRVYTEGERALCGGRADAASAYAARFAAKEALVKALGAPPGIRWKDMEVRRDGGPPYFALSGVAREVMEARGLEAFLALSHDAGVAAATVVLQKKGE; this is encoded by the coding sequence ATGGGAATCGTCGGCCTCGGCCTCGACATCTGCTCCATCTCCCGGATTCAGCGCATCATGGAGGGCCCGCGTGCGGAGGCCTTCCTGAACCGCGTGTACACGGAAGGCGAGCGGGCGCTGTGTGGCGGCCGGGCCGACGCGGCCAGCGCGTACGCGGCGCGGTTCGCCGCGAAGGAAGCGCTGGTGAAGGCGCTGGGCGCTCCGCCCGGCATCCGGTGGAAGGACATGGAGGTGCGAAGGGACGGCGGGCCGCCGTACTTCGCGCTCTCCGGCGTGGCGCGCGAGGTGATGGAAGCGCGCGGGCTGGAGGCCTTCCTCGCGCTGTCGCATGACGCCGGCGTGGCCGCGGCCACGGTGGTGCTCCAGAAGAAAGGGGAGTGA
- a CDS encoding NAD(P)H-hydrate dehydratase yields the protein MLRVLTAAQMREAEHDAEERHGMPSALLMENAGRGLAEAARGVAGPDGRFTVLCGPGNNGGDGLVAARFLQEGGARVTVVLVGDAAKLTVEAKRNLSALKAFGVVPRSLASLPELGLGDVVVDALFGTGLSRAPTGEFAEAIGAITRWWNAGAKVVAADVPSGLRSDTGEPFSPCVEADVTVAFGFLKPGQVLEPGASLCGQVKRVDIGMGGEAGKELSGPRLYVVEEADARSTLPRRRADSHKGTFGHVLAVAGSRGKSGAAALVAKSALRSGAGLVTVAARGDALDTIQSHSAEIMGTPLDGSGPLGMGDLDALLAAAENKDALVMGPGIPRGPETGKLIGELLSRLELPAVLDADALNAVAEDLSVLRRAKAPVVLTPHPGEMARLTGKSTKDVQARRLEVVKQLASGLAVTVVLKGDRTLTAHPDGRVFINTTGNPGMATGGSGDVLSGLLGAFLAQGFPVPDAVWTAVYAHGLAGDLAAARRGQLGLIAGDLVEQGLCEVWTRWGR from the coding sequence ATGTTGCGCGTCCTCACCGCTGCCCAGATGCGTGAAGCCGAGCATGACGCCGAAGAGCGTCACGGCATGCCCTCCGCGTTGTTGATGGAGAACGCGGGCCGAGGGCTCGCGGAGGCGGCGCGCGGCGTGGCCGGGCCCGATGGGCGCTTCACGGTGCTGTGCGGGCCGGGGAACAACGGCGGCGACGGGCTGGTGGCGGCGCGCTTCCTCCAGGAGGGCGGGGCGCGCGTCACGGTGGTGCTGGTGGGGGACGCGGCGAAGCTGACGGTAGAGGCGAAGCGGAACCTGTCGGCGCTGAAGGCCTTCGGGGTGGTGCCGCGCTCGCTGGCGTCGCTGCCGGAGCTGGGGCTGGGGGACGTGGTGGTGGACGCGCTGTTCGGCACGGGGTTGAGCCGCGCGCCGACAGGCGAGTTCGCGGAGGCGATTGGTGCCATCACCCGCTGGTGGAACGCGGGGGCGAAGGTGGTGGCGGCGGACGTGCCGTCGGGCCTGCGGAGCGACACGGGCGAGCCCTTCTCGCCGTGCGTGGAGGCGGATGTCACGGTGGCCTTCGGCTTCCTCAAGCCGGGGCAGGTATTGGAGCCCGGGGCCTCGCTGTGTGGCCAGGTGAAGCGCGTGGACATCGGCATGGGCGGCGAGGCGGGGAAGGAGTTGTCCGGCCCGCGCCTCTACGTGGTGGAGGAAGCGGACGCGCGGAGCACGCTGCCCAGGCGCCGGGCGGACTCGCACAAGGGCACCTTCGGTCACGTGCTCGCGGTGGCGGGGAGCCGGGGCAAGTCGGGCGCGGCGGCGCTGGTGGCGAAGTCGGCGCTGCGCTCGGGCGCGGGGCTCGTCACGGTGGCGGCGCGCGGAGATGCGCTGGACACGATTCAGTCGCACTCGGCGGAAATCATGGGCACGCCGTTGGACGGCTCGGGTCCGCTGGGGATGGGTGATTTGGACGCGCTGCTGGCCGCGGCCGAGAACAAGGATGCGCTCGTCATGGGCCCGGGTATTCCGCGCGGCCCGGAGACGGGGAAGCTGATTGGCGAGCTGTTATCGCGTCTGGAGTTGCCCGCGGTGCTGGACGCAGACGCGCTCAACGCGGTGGCCGAGGACTTGTCCGTGCTGCGACGGGCGAAGGCGCCGGTGGTGCTCACGCCGCACCCGGGCGAGATGGCGCGGCTGACGGGGAAGTCCACCAAGGACGTGCAGGCGCGGCGACTGGAGGTGGTGAAGCAGCTGGCGTCGGGGCTCGCGGTGACGGTGGTGCTGAAGGGCGACAGGACGCTCACGGCGCATCCGGATGGACGCGTGTTCATCAACACCACGGGGAACCCGGGCATGGCCACGGGGGGCTCGGGGGATGTGCTGTCGGGCCTGCTCGGTGCGTTCCTCGCGCAGGGCTTCCCGGTGCCGGATGCGGTGTGGACGGCGGTGTATGCCCATGGGCTCGCGGGAGACCTCGCGGCGGCGCGGCGCGGGCAGCTCGGGTTGATTGCGGGGGATTTGGTGGAGCAGGGGCTCTGTGAGGTGTGGACCCGGTGGGGGCGATGA
- the tsaE gene encoding tRNA (adenosine(37)-N6)-threonylcarbamoyltransferase complex ATPase subunit type 1 TsaE, with translation MSGATRVKTLRLSSPEETHALGVRLGGLLRPGDFVGLIGDLGAGKTHLVRGVAEGAEVPRSEVASPTFAIVYPYSGRIPLYHADLYRLTNYDDLYSTGFLDMVEAGDGASLVEWLDRIPETAPREHLRVILRHAGGDVRELTAEAFGSRSAELLDAWLK, from the coding sequence ATGAGCGGCGCGACGCGCGTGAAGACGCTGCGGCTGTCGTCGCCCGAGGAGACGCATGCCCTGGGCGTGCGTCTGGGCGGGCTGCTCCGGCCGGGTGACTTCGTGGGTCTGATTGGCGACCTGGGCGCGGGAAAGACGCACCTGGTGCGCGGCGTGGCCGAGGGCGCGGAGGTGCCTCGCTCCGAGGTGGCCAGCCCCACGTTCGCGATTGTGTATCCGTACTCGGGAAGGATTCCGCTGTACCACGCGGACCTGTACCGGCTGACGAACTACGACGACCTGTACTCCACCGGCTTCCTCGACATGGTGGAGGCCGGGGACGGAGCCTCGCTGGTGGAGTGGCTGGACCGCATCCCGGAGACCGCGCCTCGCGAGCACCTGCGCGTGATACTGCGGCACGCGGGCGGAGACGTGCGCGAGCTCACGGCGGAGGCCTTCGGTTCACGGTCGGCGGAGCTGCTCGACGCGTGGCTGAAGTGA
- a CDS encoding serine hydrolase domain-containing protein, which produces MNALRTWILCGLLASGCATAPAPREESPAPSTAALDAEAARAMAATGAKGLAIAVIDDGRVVATRAYGARNAKGEPLQTDTVMYGASITKTLFAYVVGQLADEKRIDLDASIARYLDKPLPDYPDEDRYSTWSNLAGDERWRAITPRILLTHSSGFANFGFLEPDGRLRIHFAPGSRYAYSGDGLILMQFVLERGLGLDVGAEMQKRVFDRFGMRNTSMVWRPDFARNLADGWKAEGGVEPHDERSRVRAAGSMDTTLDDLSRFAAALVRGEGLSPQAFAEMTRPQLAITTPSQFPTLQDELPPEQRRKDLAAGLGVVVFDGPQGRGFFKTGHNDSTGNVLVCLPRGRRCVLILSNDVRAEAAFPQLVRFVLGEAGVPWDWEYGSDMTFWDGR; this is translated from the coding sequence ATGAACGCGCTGCGCACCTGGATTCTCTGTGGACTGCTCGCCAGTGGCTGTGCCACGGCGCCGGCTCCTCGCGAAGAGTCGCCCGCTCCCAGCACCGCCGCGCTGGATGCCGAAGCGGCGCGCGCGATGGCCGCGACGGGCGCGAAGGGGCTCGCGATTGCGGTCATCGACGACGGACGCGTGGTGGCGACCCGGGCCTACGGCGCGCGCAATGCGAAGGGCGAGCCGCTGCAGACGGACACGGTGATGTACGGCGCTTCCATCACCAAGACGCTCTTCGCCTACGTCGTGGGGCAGTTGGCGGACGAGAAGCGAATCGACCTCGATGCTTCGATTGCCCGGTACCTGGACAAGCCGCTGCCCGACTACCCGGACGAGGACCGTTACTCGACGTGGTCGAACCTGGCGGGTGACGAGCGCTGGCGGGCCATTACGCCGCGCATCCTGCTCACGCATAGCTCGGGCTTCGCCAACTTCGGCTTCCTCGAGCCCGACGGCAGGCTGCGCATCCACTTCGCACCCGGCAGCCGCTACGCGTACTCCGGTGACGGACTCATCCTGATGCAGTTCGTGCTCGAACGCGGGCTCGGGCTGGACGTGGGCGCCGAGATGCAGAAGCGCGTGTTCGACCGTTTCGGCATGCGCAACACCAGCATGGTGTGGCGGCCGGACTTCGCTCGCAATCTGGCCGATGGCTGGAAGGCCGAGGGCGGGGTGGAGCCGCACGACGAACGCAGCAGGGTGCGCGCGGCCGGTTCGATGGACACCACCCTCGACGACCTGTCGCGCTTCGCGGCCGCGCTGGTGCGCGGTGAGGGCTTGTCGCCACAGGCCTTCGCCGAGATGACCCGGCCGCAGCTTGCAATCACCACCCCGAGCCAGTTCCCCACGCTGCAGGACGAATTGCCGCCGGAGCAGCGGCGCAAGGACCTGGCAGCGGGCCTGGGCGTGGTGGTGTTCGACGGTCCGCAGGGGCGTGGGTTCTTCAAGACGGGTCACAACGACAGCACTGGCAACGTGCTCGTGTGCCTGCCGCGCGGACGCCGCTGCGTGCTCATCCTGTCCAACGACGTGCGTGCCGAGGCCGCGTTCCCGCAGTTGGTGCGCTTCGTGCTGGGCGAAGCCGGCGTGCCCTGGGATTGGGAGTACGGCAGCGACATGACGTTCTGGGACGGCCGCTGA
- a CDS encoding AraC family transcriptional regulator: MDVLSDVTQAIRLKGLISGGLELAAPWGMRVAKRGHPCFYAVARGNCVVEVDGVEGTYSLAGGDLFFLPRSHVHVIRDSRRTKPQPYDKVMARASRDGRPGSPGDGDGPVTAFVAGCFSLDEGPRHPLLSSLPDVIHLRADRRQSAGGLDAALQFIASEAASRAPGVTTVLSRLADILFVQIIRAYVAESGEQSGPWLRALADPQIALVLQRIHEQPDAPWTVESLAREAAMSRSAFAARFTELVGEPVLAYLTRWRMVKAREWLAAPGASVSEVASRVGYTAEAAFAKAFKRVVGVGPGAFRKMAG; encoded by the coding sequence GTGGATGTGCTATCCGACGTCACCCAGGCCATCCGCTTGAAGGGGCTCATCTCCGGAGGACTGGAGCTCGCCGCTCCGTGGGGCATGCGCGTGGCGAAGCGCGGGCATCCGTGTTTCTACGCGGTGGCTCGCGGCAACTGCGTGGTCGAAGTGGACGGCGTGGAGGGTACGTACTCGCTCGCGGGAGGCGATTTGTTCTTCCTGCCCCGGAGCCATGTGCACGTCATCCGCGACAGCCGGCGCACGAAGCCGCAGCCGTACGACAAGGTCATGGCCCGCGCGAGTCGTGATGGCCGGCCGGGCTCGCCTGGCGATGGGGATGGCCCTGTCACGGCATTCGTCGCCGGCTGCTTCAGCTTGGATGAGGGGCCACGTCACCCGCTGTTGTCATCGCTGCCGGACGTCATCCACCTGCGTGCGGACCGGCGTCAGTCTGCGGGCGGGCTGGACGCGGCGCTGCAATTCATTGCTAGCGAGGCGGCGTCGCGAGCACCGGGTGTGACGACGGTGCTGTCACGGCTCGCCGACATCCTGTTCGTGCAGATCATCCGCGCGTATGTCGCGGAGTCCGGCGAGCAGAGCGGCCCATGGCTCCGCGCATTGGCGGACCCGCAGATTGCCCTCGTGCTCCAGCGCATCCACGAGCAGCCGGATGCACCGTGGACGGTGGAATCACTCGCGCGCGAGGCCGCCATGTCACGCTCGGCCTTCGCGGCGCGCTTCACGGAGTTGGTGGGTGAGCCGGTGCTCGCGTACCTGACGCGGTGGCGGATGGTGAAGGCACGCGAGTGGCTCGCGGCACCGGGCGCTTCCGTGAGCGAGGTGGCCTCGCGCGTGGGCTACACGGCCGAGGCCGCGTTCGCGAAGGCCTTCAAGCGCGTGGTCGGCGTGGGGCCCGGCGCGTTCCGCAAGATGGCGGGATAG
- a CDS encoding DoxX family protein encodes MRKYVQWGLIGLLVVWMLYVGGGKALWMEPFSVRMPAMHYGEMPTRLIGLLEVIGALALLVPRLRTASLLGLMFLMAGAIGSHWAAGHTFAHGAAANFSFVVLAIALFVDRPELFRVFFTASDSSGGLRHSGAGGV; translated from the coding sequence ATGCGCAAGTACGTGCAGTGGGGGCTCATTGGCCTGCTCGTGGTGTGGATGCTCTACGTGGGTGGGGGCAAGGCGCTCTGGATGGAGCCGTTCAGCGTGCGGATGCCCGCGATGCATTACGGCGAGATGCCCACGCGCCTCATCGGTCTGCTGGAGGTGATTGGCGCGCTGGCGCTGCTCGTGCCGCGATTGAGGACTGCGTCACTGCTCGGGCTGATGTTCCTGATGGCCGGAGCCATCGGCTCGCACTGGGCCGCGGGCCATACGTTCGCGCATGGAGCGGCGGCGAATTTCTCCTTCGTCGTGCTCGCCATCGCCCTGTTCGTGGACCGGCCGGAGTTGTTCCGCGTGTTCTTCACCGCGTCCGACAGCTCGGGGGGTCTGCGTCACTCAGGGGCGGGAGGCGTGTAG
- a CDS encoding pentapeptide repeat-containing protein, with product MRADVLAARWNTPDGQRRRAQLIDSGLRGAWRELLAGFPGTELLGDNLGDLRGIDLTQEELPGADLVRARLDGAQLDDCGLQDARLELATLSGASLRQARMERANLTACVALDACWDDAFLEGAVLTASNLTRASFRRAHLRDARFDRASLFKADLRNADLRDTGLFLCDLEDALLTCATFDPPRAYPYRHRSFVREARRAGYPSFVDPIMMLLGFGGLLALTNRNDLKHIEAGVEASSDLDSELVALLKERNWRTVMVVAAAVVLGGANARTLSALWEVVDQGNWAHPQLTVALLLRDADFENQARARTKSGSSGRSDTRACLEWALHLRTTATRLEKPDQRGKAIHAHRWLVALREQVDARIQAQWHYTPPAPE from the coding sequence ATGCGCGCGGACGTACTGGCCGCGCGCTGGAACACCCCTGACGGTCAGCGACGGCGTGCGCAGCTCATCGACTCTGGGTTGCGGGGCGCGTGGCGTGAGCTGCTGGCGGGCTTCCCGGGCACGGAGCTGCTCGGGGACAACCTCGGAGACCTCCGGGGCATCGACCTGACACAGGAGGAGTTGCCCGGCGCGGACCTCGTGCGGGCGCGGCTGGATGGGGCGCAGTTGGATGACTGCGGGCTCCAGGATGCGCGGCTGGAGCTGGCGACGCTGTCGGGAGCATCGCTGCGTCAGGCTCGGATGGAGCGGGCGAACCTGACGGCGTGCGTGGCCCTGGACGCGTGCTGGGACGATGCGTTCCTGGAGGGCGCGGTGCTCACCGCGTCCAACCTGACGAGGGCGTCATTTCGCCGAGCGCACCTGCGCGACGCCCGCTTCGACAGGGCCTCGCTGTTCAAGGCGGACCTGCGCAACGCGGACCTGCGGGACACGGGCCTGTTCCTCTGTGATTTGGAGGACGCGCTCCTGACGTGTGCCACGTTCGACCCGCCGCGCGCCTATCCGTACAGGCACCGGAGCTTCGTGAGAGAGGCGCGGCGGGCGGGTTACCCTTCGTTCGTCGATCCCATCATGATGCTCCTCGGCTTTGGGGGGCTGCTCGCCCTGACGAATCGCAACGACCTGAAGCACATCGAGGCGGGCGTGGAGGCCAGCTCCGACCTGGACTCGGAGTTGGTCGCGTTGTTGAAGGAGCGCAACTGGCGCACAGTCATGGTCGTTGCGGCGGCCGTGGTGCTGGGTGGCGCGAACGCGCGCACCCTGTCGGCCCTGTGGGAAGTCGTGGACCAGGGGAACTGGGCCCACCCGCAGCTCACGGTGGCGCTGCTCCTGCGGGACGCGGACTTCGAGAACCAGGCGAGAGCCCGCACGAAGTCTGGCAGCTCCGGCAGGAGCGACACTCGAGCCTGCCTGGAGTGGGCCCTGCACCTGCGAACGACCGCGACCCGACTGGAGAAGCCAGACCAGCGAGGGAAGGCCATCCATGCCCATCGCTGGTTGGTGGCTCTACGAGAGCAGGTGGACGCACGCATTCAGGCCCAGTGGCACTACACGCCTCCCGCCCCTGAGTGA